A stretch of the Pseudalkalibacillus hwajinpoensis genome encodes the following:
- a CDS encoding ABC transporter substrate-binding protein, with protein MLVFSLAACNGNDSTSGDGGDEEVTLNFWAFGATNYEELAKEYEKEHPNVTIKVRSAESAEHHDALFTALSAGSGAPDIAALEVDQLDRFKEAQGRFENLYDLGAKDVQDQYLDWKWEAGANQEGDFLIGLPTDIGPKALYYRTDLFEEAGLPTEPAEVESLINSPEAFKEAGMKLKEETGKPFVDSIEMAYRAYLDASEKTYLNPDGELLLGEEGNDVKKAYDYAVELDEAGIVGKLEMWTPEWANGVNKGEFAAELGAGWLKGWMEGNAPDAVGKWRVATLPTEFAANWGGSYISIPSETDHPQEAYDFVEWLVSPDNQLQSFQSKGLFPSATSVYDMEEFKTNEDEFFGGQVTSTVFAEAAQDIDGAVFKGVKYFPVHQEVLNALHNVQEGGDPEKEWRAAIKRAEELIDR; from the coding sequence ATGCTTGTATTTTCTTTAGCAGCTTGTAATGGAAATGACAGTACGTCTGGCGATGGCGGTGATGAAGAGGTTACGTTGAATTTCTGGGCATTTGGTGCAACGAATTATGAAGAGCTTGCGAAGGAATACGAAAAGGAACATCCGAACGTGACGATTAAAGTGAGATCTGCAGAATCAGCCGAGCATCATGATGCGCTTTTTACAGCTTTGTCTGCTGGTAGTGGGGCACCTGATATTGCGGCTTTGGAAGTGGATCAATTGGATCGATTCAAAGAAGCGCAGGGACGTTTTGAGAATTTATATGATCTTGGTGCGAAGGATGTGCAGGATCAATACTTAGATTGGAAATGGGAAGCCGGCGCGAATCAAGAAGGCGATTTCCTAATTGGTCTACCGACGGATATTGGCCCGAAGGCACTGTATTACCGCACAGATCTCTTTGAAGAAGCTGGACTTCCAACAGAGCCAGCGGAAGTAGAATCCCTTATTAATTCCCCTGAAGCGTTTAAAGAAGCGGGAATGAAGCTGAAGGAAGAAACAGGAAAACCATTCGTGGATAGTATCGAAATGGCTTATCGCGCTTATTTAGATGCTTCTGAAAAAACTTACTTAAATCCTGATGGTGAACTATTGCTAGGTGAAGAAGGAAACGACGTGAAGAAGGCATATGACTATGCTGTTGAGTTAGATGAAGCAGGCATTGTTGGCAAGCTTGAAATGTGGACACCTGAATGGGCGAACGGCGTCAACAAAGGTGAATTCGCAGCAGAGCTTGGAGCAGGATGGTTGAAGGGATGGATGGAAGGAAATGCACCTGACGCTGTAGGAAAATGGCGCGTGGCAACACTTCCAACTGAATTCGCAGCGAACTGGGGAGGCTCTTATATTTCCATTCCAAGTGAAACAGATCATCCACAGGAAGCATATGACTTTGTCGAGTGGCTTGTATCCCCTGATAATCAGCTGCAATCATTCCAGAGCAAAGGCTTATTCCCTTCGGCTACTTCTGTCTATGACATGGAAGAGTTCAAAACGAATGAAGATGAGTTCTTTGGTGGTCAAGTAACATCGACTGTTTTTGCAGAAGCGGCACAAGATATTGATGGCGCTGTCTTCAAAGGCGTGAAATACTTCCCAGTTCATCAAGAAGTATTAAATGCGCTTCATAACGTTCAAGAAGGTGGCGATCCTGAGAAAGAATGGCGTGCTGCGATTAAGCGTGCTGAAGAATTAATAGACCGATAG
- a CDS encoding carbohydrate ABC transporter permease, whose translation MSGQERGVKKRYRSEKKKDMISGYLYVAPFFIIFGVIGLYPAIFSVYLAFQKWNGLSPMSFVGLDNFRIVLEDPLFWKSVYNTIIMGLMGTAPQIVVGIVLAFLLNLTFLRFKNFFRITIFMPYITSMVAVALIFSVLFSNHESSLANYMLGVFGFDPVNWSTSEWGTKIAISIMVFWRWVGYNTIIYLAGIQSISNDLYEAATIDGANKFQQLLYITMPLLKPFIILTVFFSTVGALQLFSEPTIFLGAGAFTRDEALTVVMYLYRDAFKLQSFGTASATAIILLVIILFFATINTLITSGNGRKKKGVR comes from the coding sequence ATGAGTGGACAGGAAAGAGGGGTTAAGAAGCGATATCGATCTGAGAAGAAAAAGGATATGATTTCAGGCTATTTGTACGTAGCCCCTTTTTTCATTATTTTTGGAGTGATTGGTCTTTATCCCGCTATATTCAGCGTTTATCTTGCGTTTCAGAAATGGAACGGATTAAGTCCAATGAGCTTTGTTGGGCTCGATAATTTTCGGATCGTTTTAGAGGATCCTCTTTTTTGGAAGTCAGTTTACAATACGATCATCATGGGATTAATGGGAACGGCGCCACAAATAGTCGTCGGCATTGTGTTGGCGTTTCTATTAAATCTTACATTCCTTCGATTTAAAAATTTCTTTCGAATTACGATTTTTATGCCGTATATCACCTCGATGGTGGCGGTTGCCCTTATATTCAGTGTGTTATTTAGTAATCACGAGTCATCACTCGCCAACTACATGCTAGGCGTCTTCGGATTTGATCCGGTGAATTGGTCCACTTCTGAATGGGGAACGAAAATCGCGATTTCCATTATGGTGTTCTGGCGCTGGGTTGGATACAATACGATCATTTACTTAGCCGGGATCCAAAGCATCTCAAATGATTTATATGAAGCCGCAACGATTGATGGCGCGAATAAGTTTCAGCAGCTTCTTTATATTACGATGCCTTTGCTGAAACCGTTTATCATCTTAACGGTGTTCTTCTCAACGGTTGGGGCACTACAGCTCTTCTCTGAGCCGACGATTTTCTTAGGCGCTGGGGCATTTACACGAGACGAAGCACTAACGGTCGTTATGTACTTGTACCGAGATGCCTTTAAGCTTCAATCCTTTGGTACGGCCTCTGCGACAGCGATTATCCTGCTTGTGATCATTCTTTTCTTTGCAACAATCAATACGCTCATCACATCAGGCAATGGCCGTAAGAAGAAGGGGGTAAGGTAA
- a CDS encoding carbohydrate ABC transporter permease: MANRKERKKVSFSKVLIYLFLGIASLLSLFPFYWMFVMATRPSAAYNSIPPTITPGGMLVENFQKVLNQIDFFQAMWNSFLICSIVTLVVLFISSLAGFAFAKFKFPGKNGLFIAILLTMIIPPQLGLIPQYFLVSKAGLLDTLAGVMVVFFLNPLGIFLMRQYVSESVPDELIEAAKLDGCSNFKIYRSIVVPIILPAFATLGIIVFTAVWGEFLWQFTVLRDPENYTIQVALASLSNTFNIDFGMILSGVFWATIPLLIIFLLFNRLFISSITEGSVK; the protein is encoded by the coding sequence ATGGCGAATCGAAAGGAACGAAAAAAAGTCTCTTTCAGTAAAGTGCTCATCTATCTGTTTCTAGGAATCGCGTCACTCTTATCCTTGTTCCCGTTCTACTGGATGTTTGTGATGGCAACGCGTCCGAGTGCAGCATATAATTCAATCCCGCCTACGATCACGCCAGGCGGCATGCTAGTCGAGAACTTCCAGAAAGTCCTGAATCAAATTGATTTCTTTCAAGCGATGTGGAACTCCTTTCTTATCTGTTCCATCGTTACGCTAGTTGTGCTTTTTATTAGCTCGCTAGCAGGATTTGCGTTCGCAAAATTCAAATTCCCGGGCAAGAACGGATTGTTTATTGCGATTTTATTAACAATGATCATTCCCCCTCAATTGGGACTGATTCCACAGTATTTTCTCGTATCGAAAGCTGGCCTTCTCGATACGCTTGCTGGGGTTATGGTTGTGTTCTTCCTTAATCCGCTCGGGATCTTCCTCATGAGACAATATGTGAGCGAATCGGTACCCGATGAGCTGATTGAGGCAGCGAAGCTCGATGGCTGTTCGAACTTTAAAATTTATCGAAGCATCGTTGTCCCGATTATTCTTCCGGCATTTGCAACGCTTGGCATCATTGTTTTTACAGCGGTGTGGGGAGAATTCTTATGGCAATTTACGGTCTTAAGGGACCCGGAGAATTATACAATCCAGGTTGCATTAGCTTCCTTAAGTAACACGTTTAATATTGATTTCGGAATGATCCTCTCAGGCGTGTTCTGGGCAACGATTCCATTGCTCATTATTTTCTTATTGTTTAACCGCCTGTTTATTTCGAGTATTACAGAAGGATCTGTAAAATAG
- a CDS encoding LacI family DNA-binding transcriptional regulator, with the protein MSLTIKDIAQMAGVSRATVSKIINNYGGISEGTKKKVLKVIEETGFQPSFSAKALATKKSNLIGLIYAGRVNVDFTHPFFMEVVTAFKKTVGLLGYDILMFSNEQFYQDNGSYLARCRHFHVDGCLIITGEEIEDAIYELVESDIPCMGIDLELDGPSSSYVMTDNINLSTKVIQHLYLNSVKDIAFIGGGSDSAISNLREKGFLQSMNQFGLEVRKEWIQYGDFHEESGYEAMNRILQGEARPEAVFAASDMMAFGALRAIKEAGLSVPEDIRLVGCDDIDACRYSAPQLTTVRQNKELLGKLAAHMLHDLTNGKTELKPVFIDSELIVRESCGSKV; encoded by the coding sequence ATGAGCCTAACGATTAAAGATATTGCACAAATGGCAGGAGTATCAAGAGCGACCGTTTCGAAAATTATTAACAATTACGGTGGCATTAGTGAAGGAACGAAGAAAAAGGTTCTTAAAGTGATAGAAGAAACAGGCTTTCAGCCAAGCTTTTCAGCCAAAGCGCTAGCGACAAAGAAATCGAATCTCATTGGCCTGATCTATGCTGGCCGAGTGAACGTTGATTTTACACATCCTTTCTTTATGGAAGTGGTAACAGCATTTAAGAAAACAGTCGGGTTACTAGGATATGACATCTTAATGTTCTCGAACGAACAGTTTTATCAGGATAATGGAAGCTACCTTGCAAGGTGCAGGCATTTTCATGTGGATGGCTGTTTGATCATTACAGGTGAGGAAATTGAAGATGCCATTTATGAACTAGTGGAAAGCGACATTCCTTGTATGGGCATCGATCTAGAGCTCGATGGCCCTAGCTCAAGCTATGTGATGACAGACAACATTAACTTGTCTACGAAAGTGATTCAGCATCTGTATCTTAATTCGGTAAAAGATATTGCTTTCATCGGTGGGGGATCAGACTCTGCGATTTCTAACTTGCGAGAGAAGGGATTCCTACAATCGATGAATCAATTTGGTCTAGAAGTGAGAAAAGAGTGGATTCAGTACGGTGATTTTCATGAAGAGAGCGGTTACGAAGCAATGAATCGAATCCTCCAGGGAGAAGCTAGACCTGAGGCGGTATTTGCGGCTTCCGACATGATGGCCTTTGGTGCGCTTAGAGCGATTAAAGAAGCAGGACTCTCGGTTCCTGAAGATATCCGCCTAGTCGGGTGTGATGATATCGATGCCTGTCGCTACAGTGCTCCGCAGCTCACGACTGTAAGGCAGAATAAAGAGCTGCTCGGTAAGCTTGCTGCTCATATGCTTCATGATTTAACAAATGGTAAAACAGAATTGAAACCCGTTTTTATTGATTCAGAATTGATCGTGAGAGAATCTTGTGGAAGTAAAGTATAA